A genome region from Eretmochelys imbricata isolate rEreImb1 chromosome 8, rEreImb1.hap1, whole genome shotgun sequence includes the following:
- the LRRC8B gene encoding volume-regulated anion channel subunit LRRC8B gives MITLTELRYLADAQSSYHILKPWWDVFWYYLTMIMLLVAVLAGALQLTQTRVLCCLPCKVEFDSHCAVPWDLVKTNLNVSSSSATQIILPLRIQNDLHRQQYSYIDAVCYERQLHWFAKFFPYLVLLHTFIFAACSNFWLYYPSTSSRLEHFVAILHKCFDSPWTTRALSETVAEQSVKSLPLSKSKILLSSPGSSTDTEASRQSLPYAQPGLETTGRENSSSVLDKKEGEQAKAIFEKVKRFRVHVEEKDVIYRVYMKQIIIKVIVFIIIMIYVSYYLTFITLEIDCVIDVQAFTGYKRYQCVYTLAEIFKVLASFYVVLVTFYGLTCTYSLWWMLRSSLKQYSFEKLREKSNYSDIPDVKNDFAFILHLADQYDPLYSQRFSIFLSDLSENRLKQINLNNQWSVEKLKSKLIRNSQDKMELHLFMLTGLPDNVFELTEIEVLSLELIPEAKLPSTVTQLVNLKEMNIYHSSLTVDYPALNFLEENLKTLRLKSSEIGRIPLWVFHLKNLKELCLTGCFVLDYHNSIYNEGFQDLKNLRTIYLKNSLSRIPQVVTDLLPSLQNLSINNEGNKLVVLNNLKKLVNLRTLELISCDLERIPHSIFTLNNLSEIDLKENNLRTVEEIMSFQHLKNLSCLKLWHNTISYVPVQIGALSNLEQLYLNYNNIKNVPLQLFLCKKLHYLDLSYNKLTSIPEEISYLTNLQYFALTKNHIEILPDGLFQCKKLQCLLLGHNSLTSLSPHVGQLLNLVQLELIGNYLESLPAELEECQSLKRSCLIVEERLLKTLPPCVRESLQTCLDKS, from the exons ATGATTACACTAACTGAACTCAGATATTTAGCAGACGCTCAGTCATCCTACCACATATTAAAACCATGGTGGGATGTCTTCTGGTATTACCTCACCATGATTATGCTGCTAGTCGCTGTACTGGCCGGGGCTCTCCAGCTCACTCAAACTAGAGTGTTGTGTTGTCTTCCTTGTAAGGTAGAATTTGACAGTCATTGTGCAGTGCCTTGGGATTTGGTTAAAACGAACCTTAACGTGTCCTCTAGCTCTGCCACACAAATAATTCTCCCTTTGAGAATCCAGAATGATCTTCATCGGCAGCAGTATTCCTACATTGATGCAGTGTGTTACGAAAGACAGCTTCATTGGTTTGCCAAATTTTTCCCATATCTAGTGCTTCTGCATACTTTCATTTTTGCAGCTTGCAGTAACTTTTGGCTCTACTATCCTAGCACAAGTTCAAGGCTTGAGCACTTTGTAGCCATTCTTCACAAGTGTTTTGATTCTCCATGGACAACACGAGCCCTCTCAGAAACCGTTGCTGAGCAGTCTGTGAAGAGTCTGCCACTATCCAAATCCAAAATATTGCTTTCATCACCTGGGAGTTCAACGGATACAGAGGCAAGCAGGCAGTCTCTGCCGTATGCACAGCCTGGTTTAGAAACAACTGGAAGAGAGAACTCTTCGAGTGTTCTAGACAAAAAAGAAGGGGAACAAGCTAAAGCTATATTTGAAAAAGTGAAAAGATTCAGAGTACATGTTGAAGAGAAGGATGTCATATATAGAGTGTACATGAAACAGATTATAATCAAAGTCAttgtatttataataataatgatttatGTCTCCTATTATTTAACTTTTATTACACTTGAAATTGATTGTGTAATTGATGTTCAAGCCTTTACAGGTTACAAAAGGTACCAATGTGTTTATACACTTGCAGAAATTTTTAAAGTATTAGCTTCATTTTATGTTGTTTTAGTGACCTTCTATGGCCTGACCTGCACGTACAGTTTGTGGTGGATGTTGAGAAGTTCACTTAAGCAATATTCTTTTGAGAAGTTAAGAGAGAAAAGCAATTACAGTGATATCCCTGATGTAAAGAATGACTTTGCATTTATTCTTCACTTAGCAGATCAGTATGATCCACTTTATTCACAACGATTCTCAATATTTCTATCTGATTTGAGTGAAAACCGACTGAAACAGATAAATCTTAACAATCAgtggtcagtggaaaaactgaaaagtaaATTAATACGAAATTCCCAGGACAAGATGGAACTTCATCTTTTCATGCTAACTGGTCTTCCAGACAATGTCTTTGAACTGACTGAAATAGAAGTTCTAAGCTTGGAACTCATTCCTGAAGCCAAGCTTCCTTCAACAGTGACTCAGTTAGTCAATCTCAAAGAAATGAATATTTATCATTCGTCATTAACTGTGGATTACCCAGCACTAAACTTTCTAGAAGAAAATCTGAAAACACTGCGTCTAAAATCCAGTGAAATTGGAAGGATTCCACTTTGGGTCTTTCATCTAAAAAACCTCAAGGAATTATGTTTAACAGGATGTTTTGTGCTAGATTACCACAACTCTATATACAATGAAGGCTTTCAGGATCTAAAGAATCTGAGAACAATTTACTTAAAGAACAGCCTTTCCCGTATACCTCAGGTGGTTACAGACCTATTGCCTTCACTGCAAAACTTGTCTATCAATAATGAGGGAAATAAACTGGTAGTACTAAATAACTTGAAAAAGTTGGTAAACCTGAGAACCTTGGAGTTGATCTCCTGTGATTTAGAGCGCATTCCACATTCTATTTTTACCCTAAACAATTTGTCTGAAATAGACTTAAAAGAGAATAATCTCAGAACAGTGGAAGAAATAATGAGCTTTCAACATCTCAAGAACCTATCTTGCTTAAAATTGTGGCACAACACCATTTCATATGTCCCTGTGCAGATCGGTGCATTATCAAACCTGGAACAACTGTACTTAAATTACAAtaacattaaaaatgttccaCTGCAGCTATTTCTTTGTAAAAAGCTACATTATTTGGATCTTAGCTATAACAAACTAACTTCTATTCCGGAAGAAATCAGTTATTTGACAAATCTGCAGTACTTCGCTCTGACAAAAAACCAT ATTGAGATACTGCCAGATGGATTATTTCAGTGCAAAAAGCTGCAATGTTTACTTCTGGGACATAACAGCCTGACGAGTTTGTCTCCTCATGTCGGTCAACTGTTGAACCTTGTTCAGCTAGAGCTGATTGGGAACTACCTTGAATCGCTTCCCGCTGAACTAGAAGAATGTCAGTCTCTGAAACGGAGTTGTCTAATTGTAGAAGAAAGGTTGTTAAAAACGCTTCCACCTTGTGTGAGAGAGAGCTTGCAGACATGCTTGGATAAATCCTAA